Proteins encoded within one genomic window of Candidatus Berkiella cookevillensis:
- a CDS encoding TetR/AcrR family transcriptional regulator codes for MPRKTDKRIRLIEAAKVLIHQQGFNLTTLADIAQEADVPLGNVYYYFKTKEAIGIAVIEKRAAEWSERLASWSEISDPLARLVSMVRYGLEDLEITARFGCPVGGLCQELGKQGGALSDLAAKLLYDVLKWSEEQFRALGVEEPRAANHALHTLSGMQGMFLLTHTFKDPKIAQRQCDELQSWLEGIAKRKVEMPAVREEAVAHASSRVMQEEAFAE; via the coding sequence ATGCCACGGAAAACAGATAAACGAATAAGACTTATCGAAGCTGCTAAGGTGCTCATTCATCAACAAGGCTTTAACCTGACAACCCTCGCGGATATTGCTCAGGAAGCGGATGTGCCCTTAGGCAATGTTTATTATTACTTTAAGACAAAAGAAGCCATTGGTATCGCTGTTATTGAAAAACGCGCTGCTGAATGGTCTGAAAGACTTGCTTCTTGGTCAGAAATTTCTGATCCATTAGCTCGATTAGTGTCTATGGTTCGATATGGTTTGGAAGATTTAGAAATTACAGCTCGCTTTGGTTGCCCAGTAGGTGGTTTATGCCAAGAACTTGGTAAGCAAGGTGGTGCGTTGTCTGATCTTGCAGCAAAATTATTGTATGACGTGTTGAAATGGTCTGAAGAACAGTTCAGAGCTTTGGGCGTAGAAGAACCCCGTGCAGCAAATCATGCATTGCATACTCTTTCTGGAATGCAAGGTATGTTTTTACTAACTCATACCTTTAAAGATCCTAAGATTGCACAACGTCAATGTGACGAATTACAATCTTGGTTAGAAGGTATTGCGAAACGTAAAGTTGAAATGCCTGCTGTGCGTGAAGAAGCGGTTGCTCATGCGTCATCACGTGTTATGCAAGAGGAAGCCTTTGCTGAATAA
- a CDS encoding L,D-transpeptidase, with protein sequence MVAHALLVDVETQALYHFKDSKITKKYLISTAKNGVGEEMGSEKTPRGWHIIRAKIGDNQPINSVFVRRRPSGEIYSPDFSSAYPGRDWILTRILWLSGLEVGKNRFGNCDTMKRYIYIHGSPDTKVMGVPSSKGCINMHNNDILELYSDVPVGTTVLIRG encoded by the coding sequence ATGGTAGCACATGCGCTATTGGTTGATGTTGAGACACAAGCTCTATATCATTTCAAAGATAGTAAAATAACAAAAAAATATTTGATTTCAACTGCTAAAAATGGCGTTGGTGAAGAAATGGGGAGTGAAAAAACTCCGCGTGGATGGCATATTATCCGAGCTAAAATTGGCGATAATCAGCCGATTAACTCTGTTTTTGTAAGGCGTAGGCCCTCAGGAGAAATTTATTCACCCGACTTTTCTTCTGCTTACCCTGGCAGAGATTGGATATTGACGCGTATACTCTGGCTATCTGGTCTAGAGGTTGGCAAAAATCGATTTGGAAACTGTGACACAATGAAACGTTACATTTATATACATGGCAGTCCAGACACTAAAGTGATGGGCGTGCCCAGTTCAAAAGGATGTATCAATATGCACAATAATGACATCTTAGAATTGTATAGCGATGTGCCCGTGGGAACAACCGTACTAATAAGAGGTTAG
- the nagZ gene encoding beta-N-acetylhexosaminidase, which translates to MEMQIGPVIADVAGQTLTQDDIELLKHPSLGGIILFARNYDNPEQVMDLIKHIRMIRPRCFITVDQEGGRVQRFVTGLTKLPPMQSLGRLFDEQQLNAESVLKVVKQIGQLMAMELRSLGVDLSFAPVLDLATDLNPVVKTRAIHSDPAIVNLLASHYVDGMLLAGMQACGKHFPGHGKVTADSHLSLPVDLRDFSEITDDLLPFAHLIKHGIASIMTGHLIFPKIEKLPATFSPYWLQTILRDKLKFNGAIICDDLNMDATKELGDPVMCAKLALSAGSDYILICNNRPQAEKILSSITASFDPKVVERRERLLSDPKTMIPWEKLHQHTEWKEARNALEQIGSWDTLQ; encoded by the coding sequence ATGGAAATGCAGATTGGTCCCGTGATTGCAGATGTGGCTGGGCAAACCCTCACACAAGATGATATTGAACTACTCAAGCATCCAAGCTTGGGAGGGATTATTTTATTTGCACGAAATTATGATAACCCAGAACAAGTAATGGATCTTATCAAACATATACGAATGATTCGCCCACGTTGTTTTATTACGGTTGATCAAGAAGGGGGGAGAGTACAGCGCTTTGTTACGGGATTGACCAAATTACCGCCTATGCAAAGCTTGGGACGATTGTTTGATGAGCAGCAATTGAATGCAGAATCTGTGCTGAAAGTCGTAAAACAAATTGGCCAATTAATGGCTATGGAACTCAGAAGTTTAGGGGTTGATTTAAGTTTTGCACCTGTACTTGATTTGGCAACAGATTTAAATCCTGTTGTAAAAACAAGGGCTATTCACTCTGATCCTGCAATCGTTAACTTGCTTGCAAGTCATTATGTAGATGGTATGTTGTTGGCAGGTATGCAAGCCTGTGGTAAGCATTTTCCTGGGCATGGAAAAGTTACAGCAGATTCCCATTTATCTTTGCCTGTAGATTTACGTGATTTTTCTGAGATTACAGATGACTTATTACCCTTTGCTCATTTGATTAAGCATGGGATTGCTTCGATTATGACAGGCCATTTGATATTCCCTAAAATAGAAAAATTACCTGCTACTTTCTCACCGTATTGGTTGCAAACGATATTAAGAGACAAATTGAAATTTAATGGGGCAATTATTTGTGATGATTTGAATATGGATGCCACAAAAGAGTTAGGCGATCCTGTGATGTGCGCTAAATTAGCACTCAGTGCGGGTTCAGATTATATTTTAATTTGTAATAATCGACCGCAGGCAGAAAAAATACTATCAAGCATCACGGCTTCATTTGATCCAAAAGTAGTGGAAAGAAGAGAGAGATTACTGTCTGATCCAAAGACAATGATTCCATGGGAAAAGCTGCATCAGCATACTGAATGGAAAGAAGCTAGGAATGCCTTGGAGCAGATCGGCAGTTGGGACACGCTGCAGTAA
- a CDS encoding hypoxanthine-guanine phosphoribosyltransferase codes for MLDPNHIKAVAKRATELHSAQAVDLALDRMASEISTELHDSNPIVLCVMVGGIIPTGMLLTRLDFPLQVDYVHATRYGDAFTGQNLEWVVKPRASLEGRVVLVVDDILDGGLTLAGIVKYCYDAKASLVKTAVLVEKEVTRHKDAVQKADFTGVKVEDKFVYGYGMDYKRYLRNAPGIYAVSGEDE; via the coding sequence ATATTAGATCCGAATCATATTAAAGCAGTTGCAAAGAGAGCAACAGAGCTTCATTCCGCGCAAGCAGTTGATCTTGCGCTGGATCGCATGGCATCTGAAATCTCTACAGAATTGCATGATTCAAATCCAATTGTATTGTGTGTTATGGTTGGTGGAATTATCCCAACAGGCATGCTTTTAACACGATTAGATTTTCCACTACAAGTTGATTATGTTCATGCGACACGATATGGTGATGCCTTTACAGGTCAGAACTTGGAATGGGTTGTAAAGCCACGTGCTTCTTTGGAAGGCCGTGTGGTTTTAGTGGTAGATGATATTTTAGATGGTGGTTTAACGCTCGCAGGTATTGTGAAATATTGTTATGACGCTAAAGCTAGCCTTGTTAAAACCGCTGTATTAGTTGAAAAAGAAGTAACAAGACATAAAGATGCTGTGCAAAAAGCAGACTTTACGGGCGTTAAAGTAGAAGATAAATTTGTATATGGATATGGCATGGATTACAAGCGTTATTTAAGAAACGCACCGGGGATTTATGCGGTGAGTGGGGAAGATGAATAA